Proteins encoded by one window of Cellvibrio sp. KY-GH-1:
- a CDS encoding glycoside hydrolase family protein, which produces MDLFEIKRINELDWEDIPFVEHPSFGFTRTFDAFNNPNNPWQRVINLREFIAAEFGNYDPIQHYAHTEDRLRDMMHDGHYLSICRTGKPFVAAFEWKENPAHPHNGEWIDAHRFFCGGRFIKLHLDNITHQWHTRKARTFMDELMETPFALAKEKVQEYIPAPPRVPNRIPERATLPVAPAPKIEPEVLPVVNTQTNAKLTRILTLSEGLTIGSQGEEVRLLQQELGFTGDDIDGKFGGKTNSLLKSKIAGLREQEEIKKLILEPKIIAFLRLLRSVESGDRYNVINGGKIFDGYEDHPRISVQYETDGVKWKSSAAGAYQFQPSTWDYYANKLGLSDFSPSNQDLAAIGLLKSQGTIESIQSGNIEGAIYKASKDWDAFPAGPDGQSKWGGSRPLAPLLKKYEDIANDKNLQK; this is translated from the coding sequence ATGGACCTTTTCGAAATAAAACGCATCAACGAACTTGATTGGGAAGACATTCCTTTCGTTGAACACCCCAGCTTTGGTTTTACGCGCACCTTCGACGCCTTTAACAATCCCAATAATCCCTGGCAGCGTGTCATTAACCTACGTGAATTTATCGCCGCCGAATTCGGAAACTACGACCCGATCCAACATTACGCCCACACCGAAGATCGGCTGCGCGACATGATGCACGACGGCCACTACCTAAGCATCTGCCGCACCGGAAAACCTTTCGTTGCCGCATTCGAGTGGAAAGAAAACCCGGCACATCCGCACAATGGCGAATGGATAGATGCGCATCGTTTTTTTTGCGGCGGCCGCTTTATCAAACTCCACTTAGACAACATCACCCACCAATGGCACACCCGCAAAGCCCGCACCTTTATGGATGAACTCATGGAGACGCCTTTTGCTTTAGCAAAAGAAAAAGTACAGGAATACATACCGGCACCGCCGAGGGTTCCGAATCGGATTCCGGAGAGGGCGACACTACCAGTGGCTCCCGCCCCTAAAATTGAACCGGAAGTTCTGCCAGTAGTTAACACCCAAACCAACGCAAAATTAACTCGAATCCTTACCCTGTCTGAGGGCTTAACAATTGGATCTCAAGGCGAAGAGGTCAGGTTATTACAGCAAGAGTTAGGGTTCACTGGAGATGACATTGATGGCAAATTCGGAGGGAAAACAAACTCACTACTAAAAAGCAAAATCGCTGGCCTGCGAGAGCAGGAAGAAATCAAAAAGTTAATATTAGAACCAAAAATTATTGCGTTTCTCAGATTGCTGAGGTCAGTCGAAAGCGGAGATCGTTATAACGTAATCAACGGAGGTAAGATATTTGACGGGTATGAAGATCACCCACGGATCAGCGTTCAGTATGAAACAGATGGAGTTAAATGGAAAAGTTCCGCTGCAGGTGCCTATCAATTTCAGCCTTCAACATGGGATTATTATGCTAACAAGTTAGGCCTATCAGATTTTTCACCGTCCAATCAAGATTTAGCAGCAATTGGGCTATTGAAATCACAAGGAACGATTGAATCTATACAATCAGGTAACATCGAAGGGGCGATATATAAAGCATCAAAAGATTGGGATGCCTTTCCTGCCGGGCCAGATGGGCAAAGTAAGTGGGGCGGATCAAGACCTCTCGCACCTTTATTAAAAAAATATGAGGATATTGCTAATGATAAAAACCTTCAAAAATAA